One genomic region from Doryrhamphus excisus isolate RoL2022-K1 chromosome 14, RoL_Dexc_1.0, whole genome shotgun sequence encodes:
- the col8a2 gene encoding collagen alpha-2(VIII) chain, whose amino-acid sequence MLLTSVCVLLMLGGHVRAGGYPPMPHMKYMQPMMKGPVGPPFREGKGHYVDMPPMVDVKGEPGPQGKPGPRGPPGPPGPPGKPGLGNPGLNGQPGPQGPPGFTGIGKPGLPGLPGKIGPKGMPGLNGEVGPRGEPGPRGQPGQPGLPGPAGLSLNGKPGLPGIRGPPGTRGEPGLKGISGPPGERGIKGENGNGTPGPPGVRGPPGLKGTTGPPGLPGIGKPGPKGLPGLSGAKGDHGLPGNRGEPGEVGPPGLQGQPGPVGIGKPGIDGLPGAPGLIGQKGEQGLRGSPGFPGTPGYGKPGLSGPKGEKGHSGLPGLPGDKGEQGIVGPIGEPGLDGQPGPPGLHGPMGLPGKHGMPGQKGELGPQGPPGLPGLRGDQGVNGNPGKAGIPGDKGLPGPNGATGKPGPKGEAGHIGLPGNPGLTGGPGPKGEAGFMGTPGPRGQSGIPGLQGPMGPMGPQGAPGLKGEPGLPGLPGLGKLGEKGPIGPQGPPGKPGPAGLNGTPGPPGPPGPPGLPGNGQTVVAGPTDSQLEGGEVPGDRKGPAYSQIPLSASLAPAFTAILTKHFPPSGMPIMFDKTLYNGQNAYSLSTGIFTAPLSGVYYFAYHVHVKGTSLWVALYKNNVPATYTYDEYKKGYMDQASGSAVLELKEGDQVWVQMPSDQANGLYATKYIHSSFSGFLLCPT is encoded by the exons ATGCTGTTGACCTCTGTCTGTGTGCTCCTAATGCTGGGGGGGCATGTTCGTGCTGGAGGCTACCCACCAATGCCTCACATGAAGTACATGCAACCCATGATGAAAGGGCCTGTTGGACCACCATTCAGAGAAGGCAAGGGACATTATGTCG acatgcCACCTATGGTAGATGTGAAGGGGGAGCCAGGACCCCAAGGAAAACCAGGACCAAGAGGTCCCCCTGGGCCACCAGGGCCACCAGGAAAACCTGGACTCGGGAACCCGGGCCTCAATGGGCAGCCAGGTCCCCAGGGCCCCCCTGGCTTCACAGGAATCGGTAAACCAGGACTTCCCGGATTACCAGGAAAGATTGGGCCAAAGGGCATGCCTGGACTGAATGGCGAGGTTGGTCCCCGTGGTGAACCAGGCCCCAGGGGTCAACCAGGGCAGCCGGGACTGCCAGGCCCAGCTGGCTTGTCTCTAAATGGAAAACCTGGGCTTCCAGGTATCAGAGGCCCTCCTGGTACACGGGGAGAACCAGGATTAAAAGGCATTTCTGGCCCTCCAGGTGAGCGTGGCATTAAAGGTGAGAATGGAAATGGGACTCCAGGTCCTCCTGGCGTAAGGGGTCCCCCTGGATTGAAGGGTACTACAGGACCACCTGGTCTTCCGGGCATTGGTAAACCTGGACCAAAAGGTTTGCCTGGACTGTCTGGTGCTAAAGGTGATCATGGACTTCCAGGGAATCGAGGGGAACCCGGAGAGGTCGGACCTCCAGGGCTACAAGGTCAACCAGGTCCTGTGGGGATAGGGAAGCCCGGAATTGATGGACTGCCAGGAGCGCCAGGTCTCATAGGTCAAAAAGGTGAACAAGGGCTGAGAGGTTCGCCAGGATTTCCTGGTACGCCAGGCTATGGAAAACCTGGTCTAAGTGGGCCAAAAGGAGAAAAGGGCCACAGTGGGTTGCCTGGTCTTCCTGGAGACAAAGGAGAACAAGGAATAGTGGGCCCAATTGGAGAACCAGGTCTTGATGGACAACCAGGACCCCCTGGACTTCACGGCCCAATGGGACTCCCAGGAAAACATGGTATGCCAGGGCAGAAGGGTGAACTAGGCCCTCAAGGCCCTCCAGGGCTGCCTGGACTCAGAGGCGACCAAGGTGTCAATGGAAACCCGGGAAAAGCTGGTATACCTGGGGACAAAGGCTTACCTGGGCCAAATGGAGCAACTGGAAAACCCGGGCCCAAAGGTGAAGCAGGACATATTGGTCTACCAGGTAATCCTGGGCTCACAGGTGGTCCAGGACCTAAAGGTGAGGCAGGATTTATGGGTACACCTGGCCCCAGAGGTCAGTCAGGTATCCCAGGTCTTCAGGGGCCTATGGGTCCCATGGGGCCACAGGGCGCCCCGGGCTTGAAAGGTGAGCCTGGACTCCCAGGACTTCCAGGACTGGGTAAATTGGGCGAGAAAGGACCTATAGGTCCCCAAGGTCCTCCAGGGAAACCAGGCCCTGCTGGACTGAATGGCACCCCTGGTCCCCCAGGGCCTCCGGGGCCACCGGGTCTTCCAGGAAACGGTCAAACAGTTGTTGCAGGTCCAACGGATTCCCAGTTGGAAGGAGGTGAAGTTCCGGGAGACCGAAAGGGTCCAGCATACAGTcaaattccactctctgcctcCTTAGCGCCAGCTTTCACCGCCATCCTCACCAAGCATTTCCCTCCGTCTGGGATGCCAATCATGTTTGACAAGACTCTGTACAACGGGCAGAATGCCTACAGTCTCTCAACTGGCATTTTCACCGCTCCTCTATCTGGTGTCTACTACTTTGCGTACCATGTGCATGTGAAGGGAACTAGCCTGTGGGTGGCCTTGTACAAGAACAATGTACCGGCTACGTACACGTACGATGAGTACAAGAAAGGTTACATGGACCAGGCGTCCGGCAGTGCTGTCCTTGAGCTGAAAGAAGGCGACCAGGTCTGGGTCCAGATGCCATCGGACCAGGCGAATGGCCTCTACGCTACCAAGTACATCCACTCCTCGTTCTCAGGATTCCTGCTCTGTCCCACATAA